A single region of the Chiloscyllium punctatum isolate Juve2018m chromosome 15, sChiPun1.3, whole genome shotgun sequence genome encodes:
- the slc35a5 gene encoding UDP-sugar transporter protein SLC35A5 isoform X2, translating into MYNEYDYLPATVNVCAETVKLVFCSILAIRVLIQEGQKCKSLGYSSCRSFLRFMKWSVPGFLYFVDNLITFYVLIYLQPAMAVLLSNFVIITTALLFRIVLKRRLSSVQWASLVILFLSIVALVAGSGVTQNVVAKHTFNHTMHFNASNSCIPFVSSRDKYSQHQLEVNSTLILLPALKWNISSLKSFNLGFGHLFIIIQCFISSMANIYNEKMLKEGDQLTESIFIQNSKLYLFGVIFNSLLLLLRSKSRVHIQNCGFFYGHNMFSVALIFITAAFGLSVAFILKFKDNMFHVLTAQIITLIITAVSIFTFDFTPSLSFFLEVPVILLTIFIYNASRINDPAYMLQQERFKVINGELLERSSGDGEELERLTKPNTDSETDEDSF; encoded by the exons AGGGACAGAAGTGCAAGAGTTTGGGATACTCTTCCTGTCGGAGTTTTCTTCGATTTATGAAATGGTCTGTTCCAGGGTTTCTCTACTTTGTGGATAATTTAATTACCTTTTATGTGCTGATCTACCTCCAACCA GCGATGGCTGTCTTGTTGTCAAATTTTGTTATCATCACAACAGCTCTCCTGTTCAGGATTGTTCTAAA GCGGCGCCTGTCCTCAGTGCAGTGGGCATCACTCGTGATTTTATTCCTTTCCATCGTAGCTCTCGTAGCAGGGTCTGGAGTAACCCAAAATGTTGTGGCAAAGCACACATTTAATCACACGATGCACTTTAATGCTTCGAATAGCTGCATTCCATTTGTTTCATCGCGGGATAAATATTCACAGCATCAGTTGGAGGTCAATTCCACGCTAATTTTATTACCAGCTTTGAAATGGAACATAAGTTCACTAAAAAGCTTTAACCTTGGATTTGGCCATCTCTTCATAATTATTCAGTGTTTTATCTCTTCCATGGCTAACATCTACAATGAGAAAATGCTGAAAGAAGGAGATCAGCTGACTGAAAGTATTTTTATCCAGAATAGTAAACTGTACCTTTTTGGAGTTATATTTAATAGCCTGCTGTTACTACTTCGATCTAAATCCCGTGTCCACATCCAGAACTGCGGCTTCTTCTATGGACACAATATGTTTtctgtggctttaatttttaTTACTGCTGCCTTTGGATTGTCTGTGGCTTTTATTCTGAAATTCAAAGACAACATGTTTCATGTCCTCACTGCCCAAATAATAACtctcattattactgcagtatctATCTTTACATTTGATTTTACACCTTCCTTGAGCTTCTTCTTAGAAGTCCCGGTGATATTGCTGACAATATTTATATACAATGCCAGCAGAATAAATGACCCTGCATACATGCTACAGCAAGAAAGATTCAAGGTTATAAATGGTGAACTTCTGGAACGTTCCAGTGGG GATGGTGAGGAGTTGGAGAGATTGACCAAACCAAACACTGATTCAGAAACAGATGAAGATTCCTTCTAA